In Streptomyces erythrochromogenes, the DNA window GGCCGCCGCGGAGCTGGCGGAGCGGCTCCCGTCGCACGTGAAGGTCGTCGAGGACGCGGCGCAGAGCCAGGGCGCGACCCGTGACGGCCGCTCCCCCGGCAGCGGGACGATCGCGGCCACCAGCTTCTACCCGGGCAAGAACCTGGGAGCCTACGGGGACGCCGGCGCGGTGGTGACCGACGACCAGGAGCGCGCCGACCTCGTGCGGGCCGTCGCCAATCACGGCGGGGTCGCCAAGTACCGCCACGACGTGGCCGGTTTCAACAGCCGGCTGGACGGTCTGCAGGCCGTGGTCCTGCGGGCGAAGCTGGCCCGCCTGGCGGAGGGGAACGCGGCCCGGCGGGCCGCCGCCGCCCGCTACGACGAGCTGCTCGGCGACCTGGCCGCGGCGGGCCGCGTCACGCTGCCGGTCACGGCGGAGGGCAACGTCCACGTCTGGCACCTGTACGTCGTACGGATCTCCGGAGCGGACCGCGACACGGTCGTCGGCAAGCTCAACGCGGAGGGGATCGGCGCGGGGGTGCACTACCCGGCCCCGGTCCACCTCACCGGGGCCTTCGGCCACCTCGGTCACGGTCGCGGGGACTTCCCGCACGCGGAGCAGGCAGCGGACAGCATGCTCTCCCTCCCCCTCTTCCCGCAGATCACCGCTGCCCAGCAGCAGCGGGTCGTGGAAGCGTTCTCCGACGCCCTGCGCTGATACGTGCCGGCGCGAAATCAATGAGGTCCACATGAACAGACGGACAAAGTTGCTCCGTTACGGTCTCTTCACCGTGGTGGCGGCCCTGATGGCCACGGTCCTGCCCCCGGCCGCGGTGGCCGGGGCGGCCGATCCCTGCGGTCCCACCACGAACGCGATCGTCTGCGAGAACTCCAAGCCGGGCACCCCGATGGAGGAGTGGTTCGCGCCGAGCGCGTACGGCGACATCAAGGGCTTCCCCGACCGGACGAGCGTCCAGCCCGGCGAAACGGTGCAGTTCAAGATCCAGTCGCCGACGGCGTACAAGGTCTCGGTCTACCGCCTCGGCCACTACGGGGGCAACGGGGCCCGGCTGATGTCGACCGCGGCCCAGGCCGCCCAGACGTACCCGGCGAACTTCGCGCCCGGCGGGAACCCGGCCGCCTGCACCACCAAGGCCGCCACCGGCCTGGTCGACTGCGGCAACTGGCCCGTCACCGTGACGTGGAACGTGCCGGCCGACGCCGTCTCCGGGCTCTACATCGCCAACTTCGACCAGGCGGACGGCAACGGCGTGATGCCGTACCCGTTCGTCGTCCGCAAGGACTCCAGCCACTCCGACATCGTCGTGCAGACCAGCGACCAGACCTGGCAGGCGTACAACAACTACGGCGGCCAGGACCTCTACGACGGCGGCGGTCCCGCGCCGGACGGGCGGGCCTACGAGGTCAGCTACAACCGGCCGATGGACATCGGCGGTGACAACGGGATCTACGGCTCCGAGTTCCAGATGGTCGCGTGGCTGGAGCGCAACGGCTACGACGTGAGCTACATGTCCGGCATCGACATGTCGGTCCGCGGCGCGACCCTGCTGCAGAACCACAAGGTGTTCATGTCCTCCGGGCACGACGAGTACTGGACCCAGGACCAGTTCACCAACGCCCTGAACGCGCGCCGCGCCGGGCAGCACCAGACGTACTTCGCCGGCAACGAGATCTTCTGGAAGACCCGGCTCGCGCCGAGCATCGACGGGACGAACACCGCCGACCGGACGCTGGTCTCGTACAAGGAGACCAAGCTGTCCTTCCCGCAGCCGAACGGCGTCCCGGACCCGAGCGGGATCTGGACGGGTACCTTCATGGACCCGGCCGGCGCGACCAACGGCCGGCCCTTCCAGCCGCAGAACCAGCTGACCGGTTCGATGTTCAGCGTCAACGGCTACCGCAGCGACGCGATCACCGTGCCGGGCACCTTCGCCAAGCAGCGGCTGTGGCGCAACACCTCCGTCGCGAACCTCACCCCCTCGCAGACCGCCACCTTCCCCACCGGGACGCTGGGCTACGAGTGGGACAGCGACGTGGAGAACGCAAGCCGCCCGGCCGGACAGATCCAGATGTCGTCCACGACCGTCGACATCGAGGACGGCAAGCTCCTGAAGGACTACGGCAACACCTACGGCAACGGCACCGCGACGCACAGCCTGGTGGCCTTCCGGGACCAGACCTCGCACGCGCTGGTGTTCGGCGCGGGCACGGTGCAGTGGTCCTGGGGCCTGACCAACATGCCCACGAGCAACCCGGACGACACGGTGGTCACGGCCGACAAGCGCATGCAGCAGGCCACCGTGAACGTCTTCGCCGACATGGGCGTCCAGCCCAAGTCCCTGCAGAGCGACCTGATCGCCTCGACCGCGTCCACGGACACCGTGGGACCCGGCATCACCGTGACCAGCCCGGCGGCGAACGCCACCGTCCCGGCCCTGCGGCCCGTGACCGTCACCGGTACGGCGACCGACACCGGCGGCGGCGTGGTGGCCCGGGTCGAGGTCTCCACCGACGGCGGAACCACCTGGAAGGCGACGACGGGCCTGGCCGCCTGGAGCTACACGTGGACCCCGACCACCCCGGGCCCCGTGCAGATCAAGGTGCGCGCGGTCGACGACAGCGTCAACATCGGCGCGACCACCACGGTCCCGCTGACCGTCGGCCCGCAGCAGTGCCCCTGCACCGTGTGGCCCGCCGCGGCCGTGCCGGGCACCGTCAACGCCGGTGACGGCAGCGCCGTCGAGCTCGGCGTGAAGATCCGCTCCTCCGTGGCCGGCTCCATCACCGGCGTCCGGTTCTACAAGTCCCCCGCCAACACCGGGACCCACACCGGCAGCCTGTGGAGCAGCACCGGCCAGCGCCTGGCCACCGGCACCTTCACCAACGAGACCGCGTCCGGCTGGCAGCAGCTGAACTTCTCCAGCCCGGTGCCGATCAAGCCCAACACCACCTACATCGCCTCCTACTTCGCCCCGAACGGCGGATACTCCTTCGACAACACCTTCGCCGCCGGCGACGCGGGCCTGGCCCCGCTCACCGCGCTGAAGAACGGGACCGACGGCGGCAACGGCGTCTACCGCTACAGCGGCACGGGCGGTTTCCCGAACAAGGCCTCGTCCGGCAGCAACTACTGGGTGGACGCGGTCCTGGACACCTCGGGCGCCAGCACGACCCCGCCCACCGTCACCGGAACCTCGCCGCAGTCCGCCGCGACCGGCACCCAGATCACGGCGGCCGTGACGGCCACCTTCAGCACCGCCGTCGACGCGGAGACGCTCACCTTCACCGTGAAGGACTCGGGCGGCGCCACCGTCCCGGGCACCAAGGTCCTCGGCGCCTCGAACAGCGCCACCTTCACCCCGTCCTCCGAACTGGCCCTGAACACCGCGTACACGGCGTCCGTCCAGGCGTCCGACCTGTGGGGCAACGCCATGAGCGCGCCGGTCACGTGGAACTTCACGACCAGCGCCAGCCCTCCGGCGGTGAACTGCCCGTGCACCCTGTGGAACTCCGCCGCGACGCCGAGCACCGCCAACGTGGGCGACGACGCCAACTCGGTGGAGCTGGGCACCCGCTTCCAGTCGGCGGTGAACGGCTACATCACCGGTGTCACCTTCTACAAGGGCCCCGGGAACACCGGCACCCACACGGGCAGCCTGTGGTCCGCCTCCGGCACGCTGCTGGCCACCGGCACCTTCGGCAGCGAAACCCTGACCGGGTGGCAGCAGCTGCAGTTCGCGACGCCCGTGCCCATCACGGCGGGCACCACGTACGTGGCCTCCTACCACGCGCCGAACGGCAACTACTCCGTGGACGGCGGCTACTTCACCGGCGCCCACCGCTCCTACCCGCTGGTGGCCCCGGCCGACGCGCCGGGCAGCGCCAACGGGCTCTACAAGTACGGCTCCGCCACGGCGTTCCCGTCGAACACCTTCGGATCCGTGAACTACTGGGTCGGTCCCGTCTTCACCACCACCCCGCCGAACCCGCTCCAGTCCACGGACGGGTCCACGGAGGTGTCCGGCCAGTGAGCACGGTCAGCGTGGTGATCCCCTGCTACAAGTACGGCCACTTCCTGGCCGACTGCGTCAAGAGCGTCCTGGACGAGCAGGAGGGCGTGGACGTCCGGGTGCTGATCATCGACGACGCCTCGCCCGACGACTCCGCGGACGTGGCCCGCGCGCTGGCGGCCGCCGACCCGCGGATCGAGGTGCGGGTCCACGAGCGCAACCAGGGGCACATCGCGACCTACAACGAGGGTCTGCTGGAGTGGGCCGACGGGGACTACGTCGCCCTGCTCTCGGCCGACGACCGGCTCGTCCCCGGGGCCCTGGTGCGCGCCGCCGCCCTGCTCGACGCCCATCCGGAGGCCGGTTTCGCCTACGGCAGGCCGCTGCGCTTCCTGCACGGCGGCCCGCTGCCGGCGGCCCGTACCCGGTCCACCGGCTCGGTGGTCTACCCGGGGCGGTGGTGGCTGGACCGGCGGTTCCGGGAGGGCACCGGCTGCATCACCTCGCCCGAGGTGGTCGTCCGTTCCAGCCTCCAGCGCAAGGTCGGCGGCTACGACCCGGAGCTTCCGCACGCCGGTGACATCGAGATGTGGATGCGGCTCGCCGCGCACGCCGACGTGGGCTACGTCCAGGGGGCCGACCAGGCCTTCTACCGCGTCCACGGCGACAACATGTCCACGACGGACTTCGGCGGACAGCTCGACGACCTGCGCCAGCGCCTCGTCGCCTTCGACTCGGTGCTGGTCAAGTGCGGCGATCTGCTCCCGGGGGCCGACCGGCTGGCACTGGCGGCGCGCACCCGGCTCGCCCGGTACGCGCTGCGGCGCGCCTACCGGGCGTACGACCGGGGCCGCACCGCGGTGGTGCCGGTCGACGAACTGGTGCAGTTCGCGGCCGAGTGCCTGCCCGACGGCTACACGTCGCTGGGCGAATACCGGGCGCTGCGGCTGCGCCGTCGGATCGGTCCGGGCGTGATGCCCTACCTTCAGCCGCTGGTGCTGTCGGCGGTCGCCGACCGGGGGCGCGAGTGGCTGTGGTGGCGTTCCTGGAAGCGCCGAGGGATCTGATGCCCCGTCTCCACCGGCTCCACCGGCGGGTCCTCGGGACCGGCGTCGGCGCTCTCGCGCCGGCGCCGGTCCCGGCGTGTCAGGAGCCGGTCGGTCCACAGGGTCGCGGCCACACCGCCGACCACGGCCAGCAGGGCCGCCCCGGCCAGGGACCGCATCCGGTCGCCGGTCCGCGCGACCGCGTGCGGCTGCACCAGCAGGTCCACGCTCATCCGTGCCGCGTCCGGGATGCCCTGCTGGGTCTGGAGCTCGGTCAGGTGCCGGGTGTAGACCTCGATGATCTTCCGTACGGACGCGTCCGCCACGTCGGGGTCGGAGTGCTCCACCTGGATCTGGAGCGAGGGGATCAGGTGGCGCGGGGTGACGCTGGTGCCGCTGTTGCGCGGTGTCATCCGGTAGGTGCCGCCGACCCCCGCCGCCTTGAGCTCGGCCGCTCCCGCGGGCGAGTCCAGCTGCTGCACGACGGCGTACGAGACGGCGGCGAGCGGCGGCTGGAGGTTCGCGAGCTGGTTCGGCTGCCTGCTGGTCACCGGCGGCTTGAGCACCACGATCGCGGAGCTGAGATGGACCGGTTCGGGCCGCAGCACCGCCGCCGCTCCGGCGGCCGCGAGCAGCGCCGCCACGACCAGGACGTACCAGCGCCGGCGCAGCGCACGGACCAACTCACCAGGCGACACGGGGATCCTTTCCTTCATGTCCGATCTTTGCAGGACCCGGGTAGGTCCGCCATCAAATCCGTTACCCGGCAGGGGTGTTCGTGAGCATTCGTGAATTGGTCGCGGTGCTGCGCCGGCGCTGGTACGTGATCGTGCCGACGGTCGTGCTCAGCCTGCTGGCGGCGCTGCACCTGTACCGGTCGGTGCCGGTGGCGTACCAGTCGCAGAGTTCGGTGGCGCTGCTGGACTCCTCGGCGGCCTCCAAGCTGCCGCCCTCCTTCGGCAATCCCATCTCCAATGCCGGCGGCGCCCTGGTGGTGACCGCGGACGTACTGATCAGGACGCTGTCGGGGGCGGACTCCGCCCGTGAACTGCACAGCCTGGGCGTGACCGATCCCTACACCGTCGGGTTCGCCGCGAACACCTCGGGCCCGCTGCTGACGCTGACGGTCACGGGCACCGACCGGGAGAAGGTGCTCGAGGAGACCAACATCCTGACCGGGTTCGCCGGGGAGCAGCTCAACGCCCTGCAGGCGGCGGCCAAGGTGCAGCCCGCGTACATGGTGCAGACCGCGCCGGTGGTACTGCCGCAGACCCCGGTGCCGCAGCTCAAGAGCCGCTACCAGCAGGTGCTGGGGGTCCTCATCGTCGGCGTCGGCAGCGGGTTCACCCTCTCCTTCGTGGCGGACGCGCTGCCGGCCGCCCGGCGGCGCAGGCGGGAGAGCTCCGCGGAGGACTCCGGCGGGCCGGGCCGGGCCGGCCGGCGCAGGTCCCGGGGCCGCCGTGTGGACGCCACCGCGCTGCTCACCGGGTATCTGGCGCTGGCCTTCTTCATCCCGTCGAACCTGACGCTGCCGGGCCTGGGCGGGGTGGGGACCCCGGCCAACGTGTTCGCCCTGCTGGCCCTGTTCTGGTATCTGGCGACCTGGCTCGCCGGCCGGATCCGGTCGGCGCCCGGGACCCGGCTGCCCCGGGTGGCGATGTGGCTGCTGACCGTCTCGGTGCTGGCCTCCTACATCGCGAACGCGAGCCGCGGGAGCGTGCGCAAGGAGCTGCTCGGCGCCGACCGCGGCCTGATCGCCCTGCTGGTGTGGGTGTCGCTGGTGGTGCTGGTCTCCGCCGGGATCCAGGACCGGGCGCGCCTGGACGTCCTGCTGCGCAGGGCGGTGGTGATGGGGACGATCGTGGCGGCCATAGGGTTCTACGACTTCTTCACCGCGACCAACATCGCCGACAGCATCAGCATCCCGGGGCTGTCGTCGAGCGTCCCCCAGATCACGACCCTGGACCGCGGGGCGTTCACCCGGCCCCGGTCCACGACGGCGCAGCCGCTGGAGTTCGGCGGGATGCTGGCGCTGCTGCTGCCCTTCGCCGTGCAGCAGGCCTTCGATCCGGTACGGCGCCACCTGAAGGCCTGGCGCCGGTGGGGGCCGGTGGCGCTGATGGGCGGGGCGCTGCCGCTGACGGTGTCGCGCACCTCGATCATCGGGGCGCTGATCGTGATCCTGGTGATGGTGCCGCGCTGGAAGCCGCAGCGGCGGTGGACCGCGATCGGTGTGCTCGTGGGGGCCGTGGCCTGCTTCAAGGTGATCATCCCCGGGCTGATCGGCACCATCACGGCCCTGTTCGCGTCCTTCCTGTCGAACTCCGACAGCAGTACCCAGGCCCGTACGGTCAAGTACAGCGCGATCGTCCCCTACCTGGACGAGCGGCCCCTGTTCGGGCGGGGCCTGGGCACGTTCATTCCCGAGCTCTACTTCTTCACCGACAACCAGTACATGCTGACCCTCGCCGAGATGGGGTTCCTGGGGCTGCTCGCGCTCCTGTTCCTCTTCCTCACCGGCATCCACCAGGGCGGGGCGATCCGCCGGCTGGCCGTCGGCGAGTCCGACCGGGAGCTGGGACAGGCGTTCTTCGCGTCCGCCCTCGTCGCCCTGGTCGTCAGCGCCACCTTCGACGCACTCAGCTTCCCGATGTTCGCCGGGATGTTCTTCCTGACGATCGCCGCCGGAGGCAGTTACCTCGGCTTCATCCGGCGCGCGGCGCCGAAGCCCCGATCCGTGGAGTTCCCATGCCTTCCCGCCGATCAGCATCCCCCGACCTCCTCGCGGGCACCGGCTCCGGCCCGGTAGCGGTCCTCGTCGTCACCTGGAACAGTGCGGAGGTCCTGCCGGGGTTCCTCGCCTCGCTGCCGGAGGGCATGGCCGGGCTCGACTGGCGCCTCGTCGTCGCCGACAACGACTCCGCCGACGACACGGTGGAGGTGATCCGCTCCCTGGCCCCGGACGCGACGGTCGTCCGGACCGGCCGCAACGCCGGTTACGCGGCCGGGGTGAACGCCGCGCTGGCGGCGGCCGCCGGGTGGGAGGGCGGCTTCCGGGCCGCCCTGGTGTGCAATCCGGACATCCGGATGCGGCAGGGCTGCGCCAAGCTGCTCGTCGACGCGCTGGGCGAGGCGCACCCCGGCGGCGGCCGGGTCGGGATCAGCGTCCCGCTGCTGTACGAGGAGGACGGCCGGACACTGCTGCACTCGCTGCGCCGCGAGTCCAGCGTGACCCGCGCGCTGGGCGAGGCGGTGATCGGCAACCGCCGGGCGGGGCGCTTCCCGCGCTGGAGCGAGCTGGTCACCGACCCGGCCGCGTACGGGCGGGAGACGGTGGCGGACTGGGCGACGGGGGCGCTGATGGCCCTGTCCGGGGAGTGCCTGGCCGCGTGCGGGCCGTGGGACGAGTCGTTCTTCCTGTACTCGGAGGAGACCGAGTACTGTCTGCGGGCCCGGGACTTGGGCTTCGTGACCCGGCTGGAGCCCTCGGCCTCGGCCACCCACCTCGGCGGGGACTCCCAGGTGTCGCCGCGGCTGTGGACCCTGCTGACCGTCAACCGGGTCCGCCTCTACCGGCGCCGTCACGGCCTGGCGGCCACCACCGCCTTCCGGGCGGCCGTGCTGCTGCGGGAGTCCTCCCGGGCTGCGCTGGGCCGCCCGGCGAGCCTGGCGGCGGCCCGGGCCCTGGCCGGCCGTTCGGCGCCGCACGGTGCCCCGTAGACCGCCCGGGCCGGCGGAACCGGCACGTGTTGTCACAGGAACGGATCGGCCGGTGTCCTGTGGGCGTACCCCTGGAATCGGAGGAGACATCATGAGCGAGGACGGCGCCGGCGCGGCGACCGAGACCTTCGTCGCGCACCGCAATCTGCTGTTCACCGTGGCCTACGAGATGCTCGGATCGGCGGCCGACGCGGAGGACGTCCTCCAGGAGACGTGGCTGCGCTGGGTCGAGGTCGATCTGGAGCAGGTGCGCGACCGGCGTGCGTACCTGGTGCGGATCACGACCCGGCAGGCGCTGAACCGGCTGCGCGCGATGAGCCGCCGCAAGGAGGCGTACGTCGGTTCCTGGCTGCCCGAACCGCTGCTCACCGCGCCGGACGTGGCCGAGGACGCCGAGCTCGCGGAGAGCGTGTCGATGGCGCTGATGCTCGTCCTGGAGACGCTGTCGCCGACCGAGCGCGCCGTCTTCGTGCTGCGGGAGGTCTTCGACGTCGGCTACGAGGAGATCGCGGCCGCGGTGGGCAAGAGCTCGGCGGCCGTCCGCCAGATCGCCCACCGCGCCCGCAAGCACGTGGACGCGCGGCGGCCCCGGCAGGCGGTCTCGGCCGCGCAGACGCGGGCGGCGTTGGAGTCCTTCCGGGGCGCGCTGGAGTCCGGCGACCCGCAGGACCTCCTCGCCGTGCTCGCCCCCGACGTCGTCCTCGTGGCGGACGGCGGCGGCATCAAGCAGGCGGCGCTGCGGCCGATCGCCGGTGCCGAGAGGGTGGCCCGCTTCATGGTGGGCGGCATCGGCAAGAACGACAGGAACAACCTTCCGATGACGCTCGCGCCGACGGTGGTCAACGGCAGCCCGGCCCTGGCCGTCCATCTGGGCGGGGAGCTCGACGGGATCATGACGGTCCGGGTCGAGGACTCCCGTATCACCGGCCTCTACTACGTCCGCAACCCGGAGAAGCTGGCCCGCCTGGCGTCGGAGATCCCGCTGGCCCTGCGGTGAGCCCCGCCGTCCCCGCCCTTCCTCACGCGCCGTCCCACGCGGTGTAGAAGCTGCCGGGGTTCACCAGGTAGCGGACGGTGGGGCGGGGCAGGTGGCGCACCTCGTGGCGGCGGGCGTAGCGGCGGATGAGCTCCCAGTCCTCGCGGGGCAGCACCTCGGGGGTCCGCCGCAGCCGACTGAAGTGCAGGGCCCGGCTGCGGCGGGCCACGAAGGCATTGGTGTCCAGGAAGGCCTCGTGGGCGGCGCGGCGGCGGTCGAAGGGCACCGACAGGACGTCGCGTTCGGTGCCGTCGGGCAGCACCCTGCGCAGTGCGGTGTAGACGGCGTCGGGTCCGCCAGCCGCGTCGAGTGCCGCCAGGGCCTGCTCCAGGTGGTCGGGCTCCCACAGGTTGTCGTCGTCGAGGAAGGCCACGTACCGGGAGCGGGTGAGCCGGATGCCGACGTTGCGCACGACTCCGGCGGTCGCCGTGTTGCGGGCCAGGGACACGGCGAACAGGCGCGGGTCCGCGGGCAGTTCGGGCAGTCCGGCGCCGTCGTCGACGACGATGACCACCTGGTCGGCGACGGTCTGGGCCAAGGCGGAGCGGACCGCCGCGCGCAGCGCGTCGGGGCGGCGGTGGGTGGCGATCACGGTGGCGACCCGGGCGGCCGGCGGCCGGCCCAGGAGGGCGGCGAGGCGGGTGGTCTCGGCGTCCTCGAAGCGCCGCAGCCGTACGGCGGAGGGCAGGAGCAGGAGTTTGTTGCGTGCTTCGAAGAGCACCAGCCAGCCGAAGGCCCGCTTGAGCAGTTCCCAGGGGGCCCGGGCGATACGGCGCATGTCGCACACTCCGTCGTGGTGGGGGTCAGGGGGCGGGTTCCACGGGGCGGCCGTCGGACATGCGGTTGTCCTTCCACACGTTCCCGGCGCCGCCGGCGTTCCAGGCGGTGACCGGCCCGTAGGCGCCGCCGGCCGGGTGGTACTGGGTGGAGAAGACGTTGCCGGTGACCTGGATGCCGGTGGCGCCCGGGCCTCCGCCGTAGAGCGCGTACGCGCCCCCGGCCAGCCAGTTGTCCTCGACGACGACGGAGGAGACGACCCCGGTGTCGGCGAAGAGGCCGACGGCGGCGGTGGCGCCCTTGTCGACGGGGGTGGAGTTGAGCAGGGTGTTGTGCCGGACGGTCAGCCGGCCCTTGTTGCCGCCGCCGCTGATGACGGCGTCGATGTGCTGCCATTCGCCGCCCTGGTTGCGGAAGGCGACGAGGTCGTGCACGTAGTTGTCGTGCAGGTCGCCCTGGCCCATGGACAGGGCGTTGCCGAACACCGAGATGTCGCACCAGCCGACCTCGATGGAGCTGCCGCCCATGTTCGAGACGGCGTAGTTGACCCCTCCGTTGTCGGGGCCCTTGCCCGGTACGGCGGTGATGGTGGTGTGCAGGACCTTGAGCCCGCTGAAGCCGGGACGCAGGTTGACCCCCCACCAGTTGGTGGAGGTGATCCTGCTGTCGATGATCGTGACGTCGTTGGCGTAGATGTCGAGCGAGCCGCGGATGTCCCAGCCCTTGATGACCGTGCCGTCCTTCTTGACCGACATGTTGCCGGTGTCGTGCCGTTCGAGTGCGATCCGCGGCCCGGTGCTGTTCGCGTCGGGGTATCCGCACGCCCCGGGTGAGGTGCAGGCGGTGGCGGAGGCGGAGGGCGACGGTGCGCCCGTTCCCGGCGGGGCCGTCGGGGAGGGTGTGGCCGACGGGCTCGGCGTGGCGGTGGGGGCGGGCGCCGCCGTCCCGGGCAGGACGGCCGACGGTGTCGCGGAAGGCGCGGCCTTCGGGTCGCCCACCCCGGTGCGGTCGGCGTCGTACAGCGTGAGGACGACGGCCAGGACCACCCCGGCGAGCAGCCACGCCACGAGGCGCCTTCGGTTCCGTGTCATGGCCGTTCGCCTATCCTCGGAGCGTTTTTCGGGCGGGCAGGAGGCACACGGCGTACGCCAGGGTGCCGACGGCCGCGGTGGCCAGGAGCGCGGGCACGGAGTCGCCGAGGTACCGCTCCAGTACGAGGAGCGCCGCGGCCATCACGGCCCCGCCGAGCAGCGGCCAGGCGCAGGCCCGGGCGACCGTGCCCAGGCGGATGCCGCCGCGGTGCAGGGCGAGGAGGAAGACCGGGACCACGACGGCGCCGGCGACCGCGACGTGGCCCTGGGCCACGCCAACGATGCCGCCGCCGCGGGCGCCGATCACGAGGGCCGGGATCAGCAGGACGAGCCACAGGCCCTGGACCGCGATGAGCGAGCGGCGGCGGCCGACGGCCACCAGGCAGTCGTAGGCGAGTTCGCAGCCGATGCGGACCAGGCCCAGGGCCATCAGCCAGGGCAGGGCGCCGGCCGCGGGCAGCCAGCGTCCGCCGTAGACGAGCTCGATCACGGGCGCGGCGAGGGCGGCCAGCAGGACGCACAGCGGGACGGTGGCCGCGGTCACCACGCCGAGGGCGCGGGCGAATCCGGCGGCCAGTGCCTGTGGTGAGTCGGCCAGCCGGGAGAAGCCGGCGAAGGAGACGCGGCGGGCGGCCTCGGAGATGATGCGGACCGGCCAGCCGGAGATGTTGAAGGCGAGGACGTAGAAGCCGAGCGCGAGGGGGTCCAGGGTGGAGCCCACGACCATGGTGTCCACGTTGACGACGCCGAGGGCGAGCATGCTGGCCCCGGCGAGCGGGAGGCCGAACTTCAGCAGGGCGCGGGCCTGTTCCCGGTCCCAGCCGAACTTCAGGGTGCCGGGTGCGGCGAGGCAGCAGCCGATGAGGGCGGCCACGTTGCCGACGACGGACCCCCAGGCGAAGCTCATCGCGCCCCAGCCCTGGACGGCCAGCAGCAGGGTCACGGCGGTGCTGAGGACGAAGTTGAGGCCGTCGACGGCCATCCGCCGGCCCTGCGCGAACTCCCGGGTCAGGAAGCCGGCCGGCACCTGGGACAGTCCGTCGAGGACCACGCACAGGCACATGACCCGCAGGACCCCGGAGGCTTCGGGTGAGCCGAGCACGTCGGCGACGGCCGGGGCGGTCGCGAAGAGCACGGCGTACAGCAGGCAGCTGGAGGCCGCGCTCAGGGTGAGGACGGTGGGGGCGAAGCGGCGCGGGTCGCCCTCCCAGCGGACGATGGCGAGGGAGACGCCCAGCTCGTTCGCGGAGAGCAGGACGAGCAGGACGGTCTGGGCGATGCCGTACACGCCCCAGGCCTCGGGGCCGAGGAAGTAGCGGGCGAGGACGATGCCGGTCGCGAAGTTGCCGAGGCGCATCACGACCGTGTTGATCAGGCTCCACTTGGCGGCGGAGCCGACCTTGCGCCCCAGCGAGGGCGCCGCGGGCGCGGGCTGCGTGCTCGTGCCGGTGTCGGTCACGTCGCCCCCGCCCCGCCCGGGCCGACGGTGCGCAGGGCCATGGTCTCGTCGGTCGCGGCGGGCGCCGCGCCGACGGGTACGGGGGCCGCCTCGGCGGAGGGCGTCGCGGCGGGGGCCGGGCGGTTCTTCCCGCGCGGGGTGCGCCGCCGGGCCTCCACGAAGAAGACGGCGACCAGGCTGAGGACGAAGCCCAGCGCGCCCACCATCACCAGGTACTGGAGCCGGGTCTTGGTCTGTGCCTCCGGCTTCTGCGGGGGCACGATCGTCGCCATCCGGATCATGGCCTCGGGGGCCACGGACTGCTGGGTCTGGAACTCCTTGAGCCGCTTGTCGGCGTAGGCGGCGAGGAGTTCGTCGGACGTGAGGACGGCCGCCGGGTCGGTGCCGGTGACGGTCAGCCACATGAAGGGGCCCTGGGCGTTGTCGGCGATCTTCACTTCGTGCCTGCCGGTGACGCCGAGGGCCTTGAGGTCGGCTTTGGCCCCGTCCGAGTTGAGGTTGCGGGCGAGGCCGTCGGCCATGCCGGTCAGCGAGGTCTGC includes these proteins:
- a CDS encoding DegT/DnrJ/EryC1/StrS family aminotransferase — protein: MNQIPLVDLKAAHAEVAEELKAGFDRVLAGTAFIGGAEVQAFEREYAEFAGVRHCVGVANGTDALELALRASGVGVGDEVVLPANTFIATAGAVARIGARPVLVDCLPDTLLMDPQAALDAVGKATRAVVPVHLYGQCAAAAELAERLPSHVKVVEDAAQSQGATRDGRSPGSGTIAATSFYPGKNLGAYGDAGAVVTDDQERADLVRAVANHGGVAKYRHDVAGFNSRLDGLQAVVLRAKLARLAEGNAARRAAAARYDELLGDLAAAGRVTLPVTAEGNVHVWHLYVVRISGADRDTVVGKLNAEGIGAGVHYPAPVHLTGAFGHLGHGRGDFPHAEQAADSMLSLPLFPQITAAQQQRVVEAFSDALR
- a CDS encoding DUF4082 domain-containing protein, translated to MNRRTKLLRYGLFTVVAALMATVLPPAAVAGAADPCGPTTNAIVCENSKPGTPMEEWFAPSAYGDIKGFPDRTSVQPGETVQFKIQSPTAYKVSVYRLGHYGGNGARLMSTAAQAAQTYPANFAPGGNPAACTTKAATGLVDCGNWPVTVTWNVPADAVSGLYIANFDQADGNGVMPYPFVVRKDSSHSDIVVQTSDQTWQAYNNYGGQDLYDGGGPAPDGRAYEVSYNRPMDIGGDNGIYGSEFQMVAWLERNGYDVSYMSGIDMSVRGATLLQNHKVFMSSGHDEYWTQDQFTNALNARRAGQHQTYFAGNEIFWKTRLAPSIDGTNTADRTLVSYKETKLSFPQPNGVPDPSGIWTGTFMDPAGATNGRPFQPQNQLTGSMFSVNGYRSDAITVPGTFAKQRLWRNTSVANLTPSQTATFPTGTLGYEWDSDVENASRPAGQIQMSSTTVDIEDGKLLKDYGNTYGNGTATHSLVAFRDQTSHALVFGAGTVQWSWGLTNMPTSNPDDTVVTADKRMQQATVNVFADMGVQPKSLQSDLIASTASTDTVGPGITVTSPAANATVPALRPVTVTGTATDTGGGVVARVEVSTDGGTTWKATTGLAAWSYTWTPTTPGPVQIKVRAVDDSVNIGATTTVPLTVGPQQCPCTVWPAAAVPGTVNAGDGSAVELGVKIRSSVAGSITGVRFYKSPANTGTHTGSLWSSTGQRLATGTFTNETASGWQQLNFSSPVPIKPNTTYIASYFAPNGGYSFDNTFAAGDAGLAPLTALKNGTDGGNGVYRYSGTGGFPNKASSGSNYWVDAVLDTSGASTTPPTVTGTSPQSAATGTQITAAVTATFSTAVDAETLTFTVKDSGGATVPGTKVLGASNSATFTPSSELALNTAYTASVQASDLWGNAMSAPVTWNFTTSASPPAVNCPCTLWNSAATPSTANVGDDANSVELGTRFQSAVNGYITGVTFYKGPGNTGTHTGSLWSASGTLLATGTFGSETLTGWQQLQFATPVPITAGTTYVASYHAPNGNYSVDGGYFTGAHRSYPLVAPADAPGSANGLYKYGSATAFPSNTFGSVNYWVGPVFTTTPPNPLQSTDGSTEVSGQ
- a CDS encoding glycosyltransferase; protein product: MSTVSVVIPCYKYGHFLADCVKSVLDEQEGVDVRVLIIDDASPDDSADVARALAAADPRIEVRVHERNQGHIATYNEGLLEWADGDYVALLSADDRLVPGALVRAAALLDAHPEAGFAYGRPLRFLHGGPLPAARTRSTGSVVYPGRWWLDRRFREGTGCITSPEVVVRSSLQRKVGGYDPELPHAGDIEMWMRLAAHADVGYVQGADQAFYRVHGDNMSTTDFGGQLDDLRQRLVAFDSVLVKCGDLLPGADRLALAARTRLARYALRRAYRAYDRGRTAVVPVDELVQFAAECLPDGYTSLGEYRALRLRRRIGPGVMPYLQPLVLSAVADRGREWLWWRSWKRRGI